The Marinitoga litoralis genomic sequence GAATAAATAAAAAGGCTAATTTAGTGGTTCATCACTCAATAGGACCTGGATTATATTTTGAAATTAAAGGTATGAGAAATAATGAAAAAAATATTATAAGGTTAAAGGAAGAAATGAAAAAGATAATTGATGAAAATCTTCTTTTTGAAAAAATAACAATAAGTAAATTTGATGCTATAAAATATTTTGAAAATATAGGAGAAAATGATAAGGCATTATTGTTTAAATATAGAAAAAAAACCACTGTAAAAGTATATAAATGTGATAAGTATATTAATTATTTCTATGAATATATGCCACCATCTACAGGATATATAGATAAATTTGATATCATTAAACATGATAAAGGTTATGTGCTTTTACATCCTAATGAGAAAAATCCAGATAGAATTCCTGAGTTTAAACCATTACCTAAATTATCAGCAACATTTATTGAGTATAAAAATTGGTTAGATATTTTAAATATAAAAAATGTTGGAGAATTAAATGCTTTAATAGCCAAAGGAGTAAAAACTAGTGGTGAATTAATAAGAATTTCAGAAGCATTACATGAGAAAAAATATGCTAATATTGCAGATGAGATTATTAAAAGAAAAAATGTAAGATTAATATGTTTAGCTGGTCCTTCATCTTCAGGAAAGACAACAAGTGCTAAAAGAATAGCTCTTGAGTTAAAAGTACATGGTAAAGAGCCATTACAAATATCTCTTGACGATTATTATATAGATTATGAAAAAATACCTTTAACAGATGAAGGGAAAAAAGATTTAGAATCATTAAGAGCTTTAGATTTAGATTTATTAAATCAAAATTTAAAGGATTTAATAGCGGGAAAAGAAGTGGAATTACCACGATATAATTTTGTTACAGGTAAAAGAGAATGGACGGGAAAAAAGGTTAAAGTAGGTAAAAAACAACCAATTATTATTGAAGGAATACATGGATTAAACGAAAAGCTTACAGAAAGTATTCCAAGAGATCAAAAATTTAAAGTATACGTAAGTGCTTTAATACAAATGAATTTAGACGAAATGAATAGAATTCCAACTACAGATACTAGGTTAATTAGAAGAATAGTTAGGGATTATAATTTCAGAGGAGCTACAGCATTAAGAACATTACAATTGTGGCCAGAAGTAAGAAAAGGAGAAGAAGAAAATATTTTCCCATATCAAGAGGAAGCAGATGTAATGTTTAATTCGTATTTAATATATGAATTACCAATATTAAAATTATACGCAGAACCATTATTATTAGAAATAGATAACACATTACCAGAATATACAGAGGCAAAAAGATTATTGAGGTTTTTAGATTATTTCTTGCCATTACCATCTATACATGAAGTTCCTAGAATTTCAGTTTTAAGAGAGTTTATTGGAAATAGTGCTTTTGAATATTGATAATTAAATATAGGAAGTTAATATGTTGTTATATGGAGATTCGAAATGAATTCTTTGTACTTTTGATAATCGCAGAGTAGTTCTAAATTTGCAAATATTCTTTTGGTATTAATGGAATAGGTCAGATATATATAGAACTTATAGAGGATATGTGATAAGTTTTACAGAATGGGATACAACAAATTCGGATCATTCAAAGAAAGTTTATAATATTACAGAAGATGATTGCATTTTTTAAAAAATTCAAAAAGATTTTATTTTGAAAAATAAGTGCCGAAAGGCACTTATTTATGATAATTTTGTTGACAGAGAAAAATAATTATGATATAATTCACTCAGTGAATGAAAAATAATTATAATATATAAATTAAATAATAAATTAAATTTCGGAGGGATGAGTATGACATTAATGGAAAAAATTCAAAACAAAACTGCAAAAATAGGTGTTATAGGATTAGGGTATGTAGGATTACCTTTAGCAGTAGAAAAAGCAAAAGCTGGATATAATGTAATTGGATTTGATGTACAAGAAAAAAAGGTAGAAATGGTAAATAAAGGAATAAATTATATAGGCGATGTAGTAAATGAAGAATTAGAAGATTTAGTAAAAGAAGGTAAAATTGTAGCAACAACAAATTTCGATGAATTAACAAATTGTGATGCAGTAATGATATGTGTTCCTACTCCATTAGATAAGTTTAAACAACCAGATTTACAATATGTAATTGCTTCAACTAAAGAAGTAGCAAAGAGATTACATAATGATATGTTGATAACTTTAGAAAGTACTACATATCCAGGTACTACAGAAGAAGTAATGCTACCAATTTTAGAAGAAACAGGGTTAAAAGTAGGAAAAGATTTTTATTTGGCTTTTTCTCCAGAAAGAGTTGATCCAGGTAATTTAAGATTTAAAACCAAAAATACCCCAAAAGTTGTTGGTGGTGTAACTGAAGAATGTACAAGGCATGCAAAAGCATTATATGAAAATGTATTAGAAGCAGAAGTTTTTGCAGTATCTTCACCAAAAGAAGCAGAAATGGCAAAAATATTAGAAAATACATTTAGAATAGTGAATATTGCATTAATAAATGAAATGGCGGTTGTTGCTAAAAAATTAGGAATTAATATATGGGAAGTTATAGACGCAGCTGCAACAAAACCTTTTGGATTTATGCCATTTTATCCAGGACCTGGCGTTGGTGGTCACTGTATTCCTATAGATCCATTTTATTTAACATATAAAGCAAGAGCTGTAGATTATCATACAAGATTAATTGAAATGGCTGGGGAAATAAATGATGC encodes the following:
- a CDS encoding nucleotide sugar dehydrogenase, encoding MTLMEKIQNKTAKIGVIGLGYVGLPLAVEKAKAGYNVIGFDVQEKKVEMVNKGINYIGDVVNEELEDLVKEGKIVATTNFDELTNCDAVMICVPTPLDKFKQPDLQYVIASTKEVAKRLHNDMLITLESTTYPGTTEEVMLPILEETGLKVGKDFYLAFSPERVDPGNLRFKTKNTPKVVGGVTEECTRHAKALYENVLEAEVFAVSSPKEAEMAKILENTFRIVNIALINEMAVVAKKLGINIWEVIDAAATKPFGFMPFYPGPGVGGHCIPIDPFYLTYKARAVDYHTRLIEMAGEINDAMPEYVVSRLQDILNDRKKCLNGAKVLLLGVAYKNDIDDLRESPALKVIEHLEKKHADIIIHDPYIPEFTHEGKEYKSVELTKELLESVDAVVLTTAHSNVDYEFVLEYAPFLFDTKNKTKNIEKNKDKVILL
- a CDS encoding nucleoside kinase; this translates as MGYIVKTDVSEIKVSKGEQFFKIADELQNYNKYKILAINFNNEIKELWKKIQDNGYAKPVDITSSEGVRIYRRALLFIIYIALRRINKKANLVVHHSIGPGLYFEIKGMRNNEKNIIRLKEEMKKIIDENLLFEKITISKFDAIKYFENIGENDKALLFKYRKKTTVKVYKCDKYINYFYEYMPPSTGYIDKFDIIKHDKGYVLLHPNEKNPDRIPEFKPLPKLSATFIEYKNWLDILNIKNVGELNALIAKGVKTSGELIRISEALHEKKYANIADEIIKRKNVRLICLAGPSSSGKTTSAKRIALELKVHGKEPLQISLDDYYIDYEKIPLTDEGKKDLESLRALDLDLLNQNLKDLIAGKEVELPRYNFVTGKREWTGKKVKVGKKQPIIIEGIHGLNEKLTESIPRDQKFKVYVSALIQMNLDEMNRIPTTDTRLIRRIVRDYNFRGATALRTLQLWPEVRKGEEENIFPYQEEADVMFNSYLIYELPILKLYAEPLLLEIDNTLPEYTEAKRLLRFLDYFLPLPSIHEVPRISVLREFIGNSAFEY